The Bos indicus x Bos taurus breed Angus x Brahman F1 hybrid chromosome 11, Bos_hybrid_MaternalHap_v2.0, whole genome shotgun sequence genome includes a region encoding these proteins:
- the TCF23 gene encoding transcription factor 23 — protein sequence MSQREARGARAMPGLGQSPAKATPRLLAGTERKRSRLSRRGQDLWEESSWSNQRWSRTAPNPRGARARSLARGRSEASPENAARERSRVRTLRQAFLALQATLPAVPPDTKLSKLDVLVLATSYIAHLTRTLGQEMPGPSWPPFLRGLRYLHPLKKWPMRSRLYAGGLGCSGLDSTTASNSGQRTKEAEAGPHVSGEPDALLSTRPLSPAPSDK from the exons ATGTCACAGAGGGAGGCCAGAGGGGCACGGGCCATGCCAGGACTGGGGCAGAGCCCGGCCAAGGCCACACCGAGGTTGTTAGCAGGCACTGAGAGGAAGAGGAGCCGCCTGAGCAGGAGAGGGCAGGACCTGTGGGAAGAGTCCAGCTGGAGCAACCAAAGATGGAGCCGAACAGCCCCGAACCCTCGAGGAGCCAGGGCCAGGAGCCTGGCTCGGGGTCGG AGCGAGGCCAGTCCTGAGAACGCTGCGCGGGAGCGGAGCCGGGTGAGGACGCTGCGCCAGGCCTTCCTGGCCCTGCAGGCCACCCTGCCGGCCGTGCCACCTGACACCAAGTTGTCCAAGTTGGACGTGCTGGTGCTGGCCACCAGCTACATAGCCCACCTCACCCGCACGCTTGGACAAGAGATGCCCGGCCCCTCCTGGCCGCCTTTCCTGCGTGGACTCCGCTATTTGCACCCTCTCAAG AAGTGGCCAATGCGATCTCGTCTCTACgctggaggcctggggtgctctGGCCTTGACTCTACCACAGCCTCCAACTCGGGCCAAAGAAcaaaggaggcagaggctgggccCCATGTCTCTGGAGAGCCAGATGCCCTTCTTTCCACCAGGCCACTGTCACCAGCACCCAGTGACAAGTGA